A section of the Burkholderiales bacterium genome encodes:
- a CDS encoding serine/threonine protein kinase produces the protein MADIENLRRYEIRRELGRGAMGVVYEAYDPMIKRRVALKTIRADRLSPDEAATIVARFRREAEAAGRLHHPNIVSIFDFGEDGGTSYIAMEFVEGRDLKARFDAGERFSTADAVALTAQVLDALQYSHEHGVIHRDIKPANVFVREDGTVKVADFGIAHLESSSLTQAGSVMGTPSSMSPEQVLGLPVDARTDVFSTGVVLYQFVTGERPFGGAQSTTTMQKVLKEDPLPPTTLNVQLPDLMDEIVRKALAKKPEDRYGSAAEFAKALRALAMPAPARSKAASAAAPAFDAEATVVASTVARAPSPRPASPPAPEATVAPTPAYAARPSLDAPTTTVSRPKSQLPAVLIVVGVAALAIAAGLWWWMQSVASQAGRHVSSDTTQVASVAPPPVAAPAAVPSAAPAPGPVPVTPAPAEPGTLLIAAAGYADASDPRYKSDPAKLAGDLRADARGQLVEKALALLVEPTSLAANYDALNAKLVAKSGDFIRTVVRESEPVVGASGVATMTTEAVVNVKAVQKSLNAMTRDERLDVIRANGDPKVSIAIAVRDAERPDLPPQRSPVAENLLAERIRSFGFRVVDPAAADVSIAGEAAVKRLSTRLEASGIVVTKYALSSWTLKALDRTTGEEIYHATALPKGAGSWPSEEEALKAIGTGVADAFSREFFLQHASATAKRVTLVIEGLPSADVAAKLAREFIGLPAVISSGARAGAPAGTFDLELSGGGAPADLVASGVLAPLNAKLGKACFLSGATAGSEVRVRFDAACNDAAVVGRLDTKPPAGLYGAPESRQRSVLRDPDALRKLSI, from the coding sequence ATGGCGGACATCGAGAACCTCAGGCGCTACGAAATCCGGCGCGAACTCGGACGCGGCGCGATGGGCGTGGTCTACGAGGCCTACGACCCGATGATCAAGCGCCGGGTCGCATTGAAGACGATCCGCGCCGACCGGCTCTCGCCCGACGAGGCCGCGACGATCGTCGCGCGCTTTCGGCGCGAAGCCGAGGCCGCGGGCCGCCTGCACCACCCGAACATCGTCTCGATCTTCGACTTCGGCGAGGACGGGGGAACCTCGTACATCGCGATGGAGTTCGTCGAGGGACGCGACCTGAAGGCCCGCTTCGACGCGGGCGAGCGGTTCTCGACCGCCGATGCCGTGGCGCTGACCGCGCAGGTCCTCGACGCGCTGCAGTACTCGCACGAGCACGGCGTGATCCATCGCGACATCAAGCCCGCCAACGTGTTCGTCCGCGAGGACGGCACGGTGAAGGTGGCCGACTTCGGCATCGCGCACCTCGAGTCGTCCTCGCTCACCCAGGCGGGGTCGGTGATGGGAACGCCGAGTTCGATGTCGCCCGAGCAGGTGCTCGGATTGCCGGTGGACGCGCGTACCGACGTGTTCTCGACCGGCGTGGTCCTCTACCAGTTCGTCACCGGCGAGCGCCCGTTCGGCGGTGCGCAGTCGACGACGACGATGCAGAAGGTGCTGAAGGAGGATCCGCTGCCTCCGACGACGCTCAACGTCCAGCTTCCGGACCTGATGGACGAGATCGTCCGCAAGGCGCTCGCGAAGAAGCCGGAGGATCGCTACGGATCCGCGGCGGAGTTCGCGAAGGCGTTGCGCGCGCTCGCGATGCCCGCGCCCGCCCGGAGCAAGGCGGCGAGCGCTGCGGCGCCGGCATTCGATGCGGAGGCGACGGTCGTGGCGTCGACGGTCGCGCGGGCGCCGTCGCCGAGGCCCGCGAGCCCACCCGCGCCGGAGGCGACCGTGGCCCCGACGCCGGCCTACGCGGCCCGCCCGTCGCTCGACGCGCCGACCACGACCGTGTCACGTCCGAAGTCGCAGCTTCCCGCCGTGCTGATCGTCGTCGGCGTCGCGGCGCTCGCGATCGCGGCGGGACTGTGGTGGTGGATGCAGAGCGTCGCGAGCCAGGCGGGGCGCCACGTGTCGTCGGACACGACGCAGGTGGCGTCCGTCGCGCCGCCGCCCGTTGCGGCGCCTGCCGCCGTGCCTTCGGCCGCACCGGCGCCCGGTCCGGTTCCCGTGACGCCCGCGCCCGCCGAACCCGGCACGCTGCTGATCGCCGCCGCAGGCTACGCGGACGCGAGCGACCCGCGCTACAAGTCCGATCCCGCGAAGCTCGCCGGCGACCTTCGGGCGGACGCGCGCGGCCAGCTCGTCGAGAAGGCGTTGGCGCTCCTCGTGGAGCCGACGTCGCTCGCCGCCAACTACGATGCGCTCAACGCGAAGCTCGTCGCGAAGAGCGGCGACTTCATCCGGACCGTCGTGCGCGAGAGCGAGCCGGTGGTGGGGGCGAGCGGCGTCGCCACGATGACCACCGAGGCCGTCGTCAACGTCAAGGCGGTGCAGAAGTCGCTCAACGCGATGACGCGGGACGAGCGGCTCGACGTGATCCGCGCGAACGGCGACCCGAAGGTGTCGATCGCGATCGCGGTGCGCGACGCGGAGCGGCCCGACCTGCCGCCGCAGCGCTCGCCGGTCGCCGAGAACCTGCTGGCCGAGCGCATCCGGTCGTTCGGCTTCCGCGTCGTCGACCCGGCGGCGGCCGACGTGTCGATCGCGGGCGAGGCCGCGGTGAAGCGCCTGTCGACGCGCCTCGAAGCCTCGGGCATCGTGGTCACCAAGTACGCGCTCTCGTCGTGGACGCTGAAGGCGCTCGACCGCACGACCGGCGAGGAGATCTACCACGCGACCGCGCTGCCGAAAGGCGCGGGAAGCTGGCCGAGCGAGGAGGAGGCGCTGAAGGCGATCGGCACCGGCGTCGCCGACGCGTTCTCGCGCGAGTTCTTCCTGCAGCACGCGAGCGCGACCGCGAAGCGCGTGACCCTGGTCATCGAGGGACTGCCGTCCGCCGACGTGGCCGCCAAGCTCGCGCGTGAGTTCATCGGATTGCCCGCGGTGATCTCGTCGGGCGCCCGCGCTGGCGCGCCCGCCGGGACGTTCGACCTCGAACTCTCCGGCGGCGGCGCGCCGGCCGATCTCGTCGCCTCCGGCGTGCTCGCGCCGTTGAACGCGAAGCTCGGCAAGGCGTGCTTCTTGTCCGGCGCGACCGCCGGCAGCGAGGTCCGCGTGCGCTTCGACGCGGCCTGCAACGATGCGGCGGTCGTAGGCCGCCTCGATACGAAGCCGCCGGCCGGCCTCTACGGCGCACCGGAGTCGCGCCAGCGCTCGGTGCTGCGCGACCCCGACGCGTTGCGGAAGCTCTCGATCTGA
- a CDS encoding DUF2066 domain-containing protein encodes MRSGFASAVAAVLALPFAASLAAAQGFKFGQPDDTDRLEREAREDRIAVQLSTPCRADLKNKKIMVVIGEERSNGWVYWHQQNHGPVYEAINRRLRALGLRTFTPEEIRRQIAQAEVEAAMRNDPDAALNASKRLGASFVLRGHVTSQATRNPMMAVNQVAVNLDFTLNGSDGRPVSHAEAHSASYAGADVARMALTLVNEQADEIVAQLYADYCRKAGMGAPAKPAPKKP; translated from the coding sequence ATGCGTTCCGGATTCGCCTCTGCCGTCGCCGCCGTCCTCGCCCTGCCGTTCGCCGCGTCGCTCGCGGCGGCGCAGGGCTTCAAGTTCGGCCAGCCCGACGACACCGACCGGCTCGAACGCGAGGCGCGCGAGGACCGCATCGCCGTGCAGTTGTCGACGCCCTGCCGCGCCGACCTCAAGAACAAGAAGATCATGGTCGTGATCGGCGAGGAGCGGAGCAACGGCTGGGTCTACTGGCATCAGCAGAACCATGGCCCGGTCTACGAGGCAATCAACCGCCGGCTCCGCGCGCTCGGCCTGCGCACCTTCACGCCCGAGGAGATCCGCCGCCAGATCGCGCAGGCGGAGGTCGAGGCGGCGATGCGCAACGATCCCGATGCCGCGCTCAACGCCTCGAAGCGCCTCGGGGCGAGCTTCGTGCTGCGCGGTCACGTGACCTCGCAAGCGACGCGCAATCCGATGATGGCGGTGAACCAGGTCGCGGTGAACCTGGATTTCACGCTGAACGGCAGCGACGGCCGGCCGGTGTCGCACGCGGAGGCGCACTCGGCCTCGTACGCCGGGGCGGACGTCGCGCGCATGGCGCTGACGCTCGTGAACGAGCAGGCCGACGAGATCGTCGCGCAGCTCTATGCCGACTACTGCCGCAAGGCGGGGATGGGCGCTCCCGCGAAGCCCGCGCCGAAGAAGCCCTGA
- a CDS encoding VWA domain-containing protein, translating to MQPKGHLAENVLHFVRVLRATGVPVGPAKTIDALAAAEAVGLENRSDFREALASVLCSRREHLDLFEQAFELFWRNPKLLEKMAAALLPQVQGRTGEEQAPPDVPARLAEALAPPREDAPARAGDDEVTLDAAFTFSPREVLQHHDFATMTAGELGQVRRMIARLRLPLPEVALRRMRRDDRGRRVDLRATLRRMAGAAGRAAPLAFRARRRAPPPLVVLCDISGSMDRYSRMMLHFLHAITNDRHRVHVLLFGTRLTNVTRHLKHRDVDVALARVAASVEDWAGGTRIGASLAEFNRRWSRRLLGQNAVVLLISDGLDAEAGTGLDAEMERLAKSCRRLVWLNPLLRYADFEARPAGIRAMLPWVDDFLPVHNLASLEALAETLTRGAEATRDDPGRPVAGRGRGRRAAAGRPGQRSNETGAVSPTGRR from the coding sequence CTGCAACCGAAGGGGCACCTCGCGGAGAACGTGCTGCACTTCGTGCGCGTGCTGCGCGCGACCGGCGTGCCGGTCGGGCCGGCGAAGACGATCGACGCCCTGGCCGCGGCCGAGGCGGTCGGGCTCGAGAACCGCAGCGACTTTCGCGAGGCGCTCGCCTCGGTGCTGTGCTCGCGGCGCGAGCACCTCGACCTGTTCGAGCAGGCGTTCGAGCTCTTCTGGCGCAACCCGAAGCTCCTCGAGAAGATGGCGGCGGCGCTGCTGCCGCAGGTCCAGGGGCGCACCGGCGAGGAGCAAGCGCCTCCCGACGTCCCCGCGCGACTCGCGGAGGCGCTGGCTCCGCCGCGCGAGGACGCGCCCGCGCGCGCGGGCGACGACGAGGTGACGCTCGACGCGGCGTTCACGTTCTCGCCGCGCGAGGTGCTGCAGCACCACGATTTCGCGACGATGACCGCCGGGGAACTCGGGCAGGTCCGGCGGATGATCGCGCGGCTGCGACTGCCGCTCCCCGAGGTCGCGTTGCGCCGGATGCGCCGCGACGACCGCGGCCGCCGCGTCGACCTTCGCGCCACGCTGCGGCGCATGGCCGGCGCGGCGGGGCGGGCGGCGCCGCTCGCGTTCCGCGCGCGCAGGCGCGCGCCGCCGCCGCTCGTCGTGCTCTGCGACATCTCCGGATCGATGGACCGCTACTCGCGGATGATGCTGCACTTCCTGCACGCGATCACCAACGATCGGCACCGCGTCCACGTGCTGCTGTTCGGCACGCGGCTCACCAACGTCACCCGGCACCTGAAGCACCGCGACGTCGACGTGGCGCTCGCGCGCGTGGCGGCGTCGGTCGAGGACTGGGCCGGAGGGACGCGCATCGGCGCATCGCTCGCCGAGTTCAACCGGCGCTGGTCGCGCCGGCTCCTCGGGCAGAACGCGGTCGTGCTCTTGATCAGCGACGGCCTGGACGCGGAGGCGGGCACCGGACTCGACGCCGAGATGGAGCGGCTCGCGAAGTCCTGCCGGCGGCTCGTCTGGCTGAATCCGCTGTTGCGCTACGCCGACTTCGAGGCGCGGCCGGCCGGCATACGCGCGATGCTGCCTTGGGTCGATGACTTCCTGCCGGTCCACAACCTCGCCTCGCTCGAAGCGCTCGCGGAGACGCTCACGCGGGGCGCGGAGGCGACGCGGGACGATCCCGGACGCCCGGTTGCCGGGCGGGGGCGTGGCAGGCGTGCCGCGGCCGGCCGGCCGGGTCAGCGGTCGAACGAGACCGGTGCGGTCAGCCCGACAGGTCGAAGGTGA
- a CDS encoding carbon monoxide dehydrogenase subunit G produces MNVDLSSSRLVPAPPSRVWEALNDPETLKACIPGCDSFVREADGTWATSVLAKVGPVSARFGGRIELADVNPPTGYTLKFQGQGGAAGFAKGEAKVALAPADGGTTLSYTASAQVGGKLAQVGSRLIDGAAAKLADDFFARLSERLGPASPAAPESAAPTLPAPAGGARWIRYAALAAIVALLLWLATKGGFRS; encoded by the coding sequence ATGAACGTGGACCTCTCGAGCAGCCGGCTCGTCCCGGCCCCTCCCTCCCGCGTCTGGGAAGCGTTGAACGACCCGGAGACCCTCAAGGCCTGCATTCCGGGCTGTGATTCCTTCGTCCGCGAGGCGGACGGAACCTGGGCGACGAGCGTGCTGGCCAAGGTCGGTCCGGTGTCCGCCCGATTCGGCGGGCGGATCGAACTCGCCGACGTGAACCCGCCGACCGGGTACACGCTCAAATTCCAGGGGCAGGGCGGAGCTGCCGGGTTCGCGAAGGGGGAGGCGAAGGTTGCGCTCGCCCCGGCCGACGGCGGCACGACGCTGAGCTACACGGCGTCGGCTCAAGTCGGCGGCAAGCTCGCGCAGGTGGGCTCGCGGCTGATCGACGGTGCGGCGGCGAAACTCGCGGACGACTTCTTCGCGCGGCTTTCCGAACGGCTCGGCCCGGCGTCCCCGGCCGCGCCGGAATCGGCAGCGCCGACGCTGCCCGCGCCCGCCGGTGGTGCGCGCTGGATTCGCTATGCGGCGCTCGCCGCGATCGTCGCGCTGCTCCTGTGGCTCGCGACCAAGGGGGGCTTTCGCTCCTGA
- a CDS encoding XdhC family protein produces MDSVDLECLKKSAEWVEAGRRVLLVTVVKTWGSSPRPPGAMLAVRDDGHVVGSVSGGCIEDDLIDRVRREGLTTHKCETVTYGVSADEARRFGLPCGGTIQLVLEPLTRESGILALLREIEVGHLVARKLDLASGFATLHPARANDGLAFDGKTLVTIHGPRYRMLVIGASQLSKYLATIAVGLDYQVTVCDPREEYTETWDIPGVTLVRTMPDDTARAMNLDERSAVVALTHDPKLDDLALLEALKSNAFYIGALGSRANNEKRRERLHEFDLTDEEIARLHGPIGLFIGSRTPPEIAISILAEITAVKNGVPEDVRINVAIAKASQAKTAACAVATGA; encoded by the coding sequence ATGGACAGCGTCGATCTCGAATGCCTGAAGAAGAGTGCCGAATGGGTGGAGGCGGGCCGTCGGGTGCTGCTCGTCACCGTCGTCAAGACCTGGGGGAGTTCGCCCCGGCCCCCGGGCGCGATGCTCGCGGTGCGCGATGACGGCCACGTGGTGGGCTCGGTGTCCGGCGGCTGCATCGAGGACGACCTGATCGACCGCGTGCGGCGCGAAGGCCTGACGACGCACAAGTGCGAGACGGTGACCTACGGCGTGTCGGCCGACGAGGCGCGGCGCTTCGGACTGCCCTGCGGCGGCACGATCCAGCTCGTGCTCGAGCCGCTCACGCGCGAGTCCGGCATCCTCGCGCTCTTGCGCGAGATCGAGGTCGGGCACCTGGTCGCGCGCAAGCTCGACCTCGCCTCGGGTTTCGCGACGCTGCATCCGGCGCGCGCGAACGACGGGCTCGCGTTCGACGGCAAGACGCTCGTGACGATTCACGGCCCGCGGTACCGGATGCTCGTGATCGGCGCCTCGCAGCTCTCGAAGTACCTCGCGACGATCGCGGTCGGACTCGACTACCAGGTGACGGTCTGCGATCCGCGCGAGGAGTACACCGAGACCTGGGACATCCCCGGCGTCACGCTGGTGCGCACGATGCCCGACGACACCGCGCGCGCGATGAACCTCGACGAGCGCTCGGCCGTGGTCGCGCTGACGCACGACCCGAAGCTCGACGACCTCGCGCTTCTGGAGGCGCTCAAATCGAATGCGTTCTACATCGGCGCGCTCGGCTCGCGCGCGAACAACGAGAAGCGCCGCGAGCGGCTGCACGAGTTCGACCTGACCGACGAGGAGATCGCCCGGCTGCACGGCCCGATCGGCCTGTTCATCGGCAGCCGCACGCCGCCCGAGATCGCGATCTCGATCCTCGCGGAGATCACGGCGGTGAAGAACGGCGTCCCGGAGGACGTGCGCATCAACGTCGCGATCGCGAAGGCGAGCCAGGCGAAGACGGCCGCCTGCGCGGTCGCCACCGGGGCCTGA
- a CDS encoding error-prone DNA polymerase encodes MPVDLLPRYAELHCVSNFSFLRGASHPEELVERAAQLGYAALALTDECSLAGIVRAHLAAKDAGIALIVGSEFTLDDGTRLALYATDRASYGDLAQLVTRGRRQAAKGSYRLSRGDVEALASSCLALLFGGDQRGQTRLIAGSKGSDSIDCKDRSHHSGRSRSIESDPFDHQSSLTPLIRWIADTFPGRAWLAVERFARAGDDARLSALEAVGREFGLPLVAAGDVHMHARARRALQDTLTAIRLRTPVAQCGYALFSNAERHLRSRGRLATIYPPALLEETLAVAERCRFSLDELRYEYPDEVVPPGETPVSHLRKLVEEGLARRYSTSDTGRGWLHGDATFRCLAAPPEVRELIEHELALVAELRYEPYFLTVHDIVAFARSQGILCQGRGSAANSAVCYALGITEVDPARMSMLFERFISRERNEPPDIDVDFEHQRREEVMQYVYAKYGRDRAALAATLITYRPKSAVRDVGRALGLGLAEVDRLAGVFAWWDGRAIHAERLREAGFDPESPLMRRLVALTGALMGFPRHLSQHVGGFVIARGQIERMVPVENAAMADRTVIQWDKDDLDAMGLLKVDCLALGMLSAIRRSLDMAGIGRMQDIPAEDPEVYAMIQRADTIGVFQIESRAQMSMLPRLKPACFYDLVVEVAIVRPGPIQGGMVHPYLKRRQGREPVTYPSPAVEAVLARTLGVPIFQEQVMQLAIVAAGFTPGEADQLRRSMAAWRRKGGLEKFEERLVEGMGKRGYGEAFARQIYQQILGFGEYGFPESHSASFALLVYVSSWLKRYHPAAFTASLLNSQPMGFYAPAQLVADARRHGVEVRGPDVTASGWDCALESGASPALRLGLRMVSGLSQAGAQRIEEARRARAFAGVADLAHRARLDRRDLEALADAGALASLAGHRHAATWEVAGVEKLPALLDGGTFDEAAPALPAPTEGEDVVADYRRLGLTLRRHPAALLRRELAKRRLSTSEEIRRTPHGRLARAAGIVIGRQRPDTKSGVVFVTLEDETGATNVIVWRDLADRQRRELLGSRLLAVYGKVEREGEVVHLIAGRLVDLTPLLGSLPTRSRDFH; translated from the coding sequence ATGCCGGTCGACCTGCTCCCCCGCTACGCCGAACTCCACTGCGTCTCGAACTTCAGCTTCCTGCGCGGCGCGTCGCACCCGGAGGAGCTGGTCGAGCGCGCCGCGCAACTGGGCTACGCGGCGCTCGCCCTCACCGACGAGTGCTCGCTCGCCGGCATCGTGCGTGCGCATCTCGCGGCGAAGGACGCGGGCATCGCGCTTATCGTCGGCAGCGAGTTCACGCTCGACGACGGCACGCGGCTCGCGCTCTACGCGACCGACCGCGCGAGCTACGGCGACCTCGCGCAACTCGTCACGCGGGGCCGGCGGCAGGCGGCCAAGGGCAGCTACCGGCTCTCGCGCGGCGACGTCGAGGCGCTCGCATCGAGCTGCCTCGCGCTGCTGTTCGGGGGAGATCAGAGGGGTCAGACTCGATTGATTGCCGGATCAAAGGGGTCAGACTCGATTGATTGCAAGGACCGATCGCATCATTCCGGACGAAGCCGATCAATCGAGTCTGACCCCTTTGATCATCAATCGAGTCTGACCCCCTTGATCCGCTGGATCGCCGACACGTTCCCCGGCCGCGCGTGGCTCGCGGTCGAGCGCTTCGCGCGCGCGGGCGACGACGCGCGGCTCTCCGCGCTCGAAGCAGTCGGGCGCGAGTTCGGGCTGCCGCTCGTCGCCGCGGGCGACGTCCACATGCACGCGCGCGCGCGGCGCGCGCTGCAGGACACGCTCACCGCGATCCGTCTGCGCACGCCGGTCGCGCAGTGCGGCTATGCGCTCTTCTCCAACGCCGAGCGCCACCTGCGCTCGCGCGGACGCCTCGCGACGATCTACCCGCCGGCGCTGCTCGAAGAAACGCTCGCGGTCGCGGAGCGCTGCCGGTTCTCCCTCGATGAACTCCGCTACGAGTATCCCGACGAGGTCGTGCCGCCCGGCGAGACACCCGTCTCGCACCTGCGCAAGCTGGTCGAGGAAGGCCTCGCGCGGCGCTATTCGACCTCCGACACCGGGCGCGGATGGCTGCACGGCGACGCGACCTTCCGCTGCCTCGCCGCCCCGCCCGAGGTCCGCGAACTGATCGAGCACGAACTCGCGCTCGTCGCCGAGCTCCGCTACGAGCCCTACTTCCTCACCGTGCACGACATCGTCGCGTTCGCGCGTTCGCAGGGCATCCTGTGCCAGGGCCGCGGATCGGCGGCGAACTCGGCGGTCTGCTACGCGCTCGGCATCACCGAGGTCGATCCCGCGCGCATGTCGATGCTGTTCGAGCGCTTCATCAGCCGCGAGCGCAACGAGCCGCCCGACATCGACGTCGACTTCGAGCACCAGCGGCGCGAGGAGGTGATGCAGTACGTCTACGCGAAGTACGGCCGCGACCGCGCGGCGCTCGCCGCGACGCTCATCACCTACCGTCCGAAGAGCGCGGTGCGCGACGTCGGCCGCGCGCTGGGGCTCGGACTCGCCGAGGTCGACCGGCTCGCCGGCGTGTTCGCGTGGTGGGACGGCCGCGCGATCCACGCCGAGCGCCTCCGCGAAGCGGGCTTCGACCCGGAAAGCCCGCTGATGCGCCGCCTCGTCGCGCTCACCGGCGCGCTGATGGGCTTCCCGCGCCACCTCTCGCAGCACGTCGGCGGCTTCGTGATCGCGCGCGGGCAGATCGAGCGCATGGTGCCGGTCGAGAACGCCGCGATGGCCGACCGCACCGTCATCCAGTGGGACAAGGACGACCTCGACGCGATGGGGCTCCTCAAGGTCGACTGCCTCGCGCTCGGCATGCTCTCGGCGATCCGGCGCTCGCTCGACATGGCCGGCATCGGGCGCATGCAGGACATCCCCGCCGAGGATCCCGAGGTCTACGCGATGATCCAGCGCGCCGACACGATCGGCGTGTTCCAGATCGAGTCGCGCGCGCAGATGTCGATGCTGCCGCGCCTCAAACCCGCGTGCTTCTACGATCTCGTGGTCGAGGTCGCGATCGTGCGCCCCGGACCGATCCAGGGCGGCATGGTGCATCCCTACCTCAAGCGCCGCCAGGGCAGGGAACCGGTGACCTACCCGAGCCCCGCGGTCGAGGCAGTGCTCGCGCGCACGCTCGGCGTGCCGATCTTCCAGGAGCAGGTGATGCAGCTCGCGATCGTCGCGGCGGGCTTCACGCCGGGCGAAGCCGACCAGCTCCGCCGCTCGATGGCCGCGTGGCGGCGCAAGGGCGGCCTCGAGAAGTTCGAGGAGCGGCTGGTCGAGGGGATGGGCAAGCGCGGCTACGGCGAGGCGTTCGCGCGCCAGATCTACCAGCAGATCCTGGGCTTCGGCGAGTACGGCTTCCCCGAATCGCACTCGGCGTCGTTCGCGCTCCTCGTCTACGTGTCGTCGTGGTTGAAGCGCTACCACCCGGCCGCGTTCACCGCGTCGCTGTTGAACTCGCAGCCGATGGGCTTCTACGCGCCCGCGCAGCTCGTCGCCGACGCGCGCCGCCACGGCGTCGAGGTGCGCGGTCCCGACGTCACCGCGAGCGGCTGGGACTGTGCGCTGGAAAGCGGTGCTTCCCCCGCGCTGCGTCTCGGCCTGCGCATGGTGAGCGGGCTCTCGCAGGCGGGCGCGCAGCGGATCGAGGAAGCGCGCCGGGCGCGCGCGTTCGCCGGCGTCGCCGACCTCGCGCACCGCGCACGCCTCGACCGCCGCGACCTCGAGGCGCTCGCCGACGCGGGCGCGCTCGCTTCGCTCGCCGGCCATCGCCACGCCGCGACCTGGGAGGTCGCCGGCGTCGAGAAGCTCCCCGCCCTCCTCGACGGCGGCACGTTCGACGAAGCGGCGCCCGCGCTGCCCGCGCCGACCGAAGGCGAGGACGTCGTCGCCGACTACCGCAGGCTCGGCCTCACGCTGCGCCGCCACCCCGCCGCCCTGCTGCGCCGCGAACTCGCGAAGCGGCGGCTCTCGACTTCGGAAGAGATCCGGCGCACGCCGCACGGCCGCCTCGCGCGCGCCGCGGGCATCGTGATCGGCCGCCAGCGGCCCGACACGAAGAGCGGCGTCGTGTTCGTCACGCTCGAGGACGAGACCGGCGCGACCAACGTGATCGTCTGGCGCGACCTCGCGGACCGCCAGCGCCGCGAACTCCTGGGCTCACGACTCCTCGCGGTCTACGGCAAGGTCGAGCGCGAGGGCGAGGTCGTGCATCTGATCGCGGGACGGTTGGTCGACCTCACGCCGCTCCTGGGATCGCTGCCGACGCGCTCGCGCGACTTCCACTGA
- a CDS encoding MoxR family ATPase has translation MNAPRAPVPPPASVDATLDMLASQDYVADRRLATAVYLSLKLGRPLFLEGEAGVGKTEIAKVLAASRNRRLVRLQCYEGLDTASAVYEWNYPRQMIEIRLAEAGGHVVRDDLAHDIFTSRFLLRRPILEALAPHDGVAPVLLIDELDRADEPFEAYLLEVLAEFQVTIPELGAIRAAEPPAVVITSNRTREIHDAIKRRCLYHWVDYPDALRELEIVRRKCPRAPESLAREIVAFTQKLRAMDLFKSPGVAETLDWAEALVALDRIALDPAVVGDTVGVLLKYQDDVGAITPAVAARLVAEVQEGGIRL, from the coding sequence ATGAACGCGCCGCGCGCCCCGGTTCCGCCGCCCGCATCGGTCGATGCGACGCTCGACATGCTGGCGTCTCAGGACTACGTCGCCGACCGCCGGCTCGCCACAGCGGTCTACCTGTCGCTGAAGCTCGGCCGGCCGCTGTTCCTCGAAGGCGAGGCGGGCGTCGGCAAGACCGAGATCGCGAAGGTCCTCGCCGCGTCCCGGAACCGCAGGCTCGTTCGGCTGCAGTGCTACGAGGGCCTCGACACGGCGTCGGCGGTCTACGAGTGGAACTATCCGCGGCAGATGATCGAGATCCGGCTCGCGGAGGCGGGCGGACACGTGGTGCGCGACGACCTCGCCCACGACATCTTCACCTCGCGCTTCCTGCTGCGCCGGCCGATCCTCGAGGCGCTCGCGCCGCACGACGGCGTGGCGCCGGTGCTGCTGATCGACGAACTCGACCGCGCCGACGAGCCGTTCGAGGCCTACCTGCTCGAAGTGCTCGCCGAGTTCCAGGTGACCATTCCCGAACTCGGGGCGATCCGCGCCGCCGAGCCGCCGGCAGTCGTGATCACGTCGAACCGGACGCGCGAGATCCACGACGCGATCAAGCGCCGCTGCCTCTACCACTGGGTCGACTATCCCGACGCCTTGCGCGAACTCGAGATCGTCCGGCGCAAGTGTCCTCGGGCGCCGGAGTCGCTCGCGCGCGAGATCGTGGCGTTCACTCAGAAGCTCCGCGCGATGGACCTGTTCAAGTCGCCCGGCGTGGCCGAGACGCTCGACTGGGCGGAGGCGCTCGTCGCGCTCGACCGCATCGCCCTCGACCCCGCGGTGGTCGGCGACACCGTCGGCGTGCTGCTCAAGTACCAGGACGACGTCGGCGCGATCACGCCCGCGGTCGCCGCCCGGCTCGTCGCCGAGGTGCAGGAGGGCGGGATCCGGCTGTAG